A window of Deinococcus cellulosilyticus NBRC 106333 = KACC 11606 contains these coding sequences:
- the bshA gene encoding N-acetyl-alpha-D-glucosaminyl L-malate synthase BshA, which produces MRPIIERVNIAILCHATAGGSGVVATELGVELAQHDHEVHFVSTAQPFRLSALDCCTNVFFHQVGRYEYPLFEQALTTINTANTLAEVIQEHDIQITHAHYAIPYATSALMAQDITGRTKVVTTLHGTDVTLVGLDPAFRHSTRHAIQKSGRVTAVSQFLANHTSELFKLDVPIEVIYNFVDIHRFQRNTDARYRARFAHPEEKILLHLSNFRGVKRTLDVIEIFARVQSEVPSRLLMVGDGPDRSRAFELAQKLGVIGRVHFLGSYPSVETIMGIADVFLLPSSQESFGLVALEAMSCGVPVVSSNVGGIPEVNIQGETGFMCPVGDVDGMAHATLQLLQNETLHREMGGRARSRAVDHFQPHHIVPQYLRVYEDLLTE; this is translated from the coding sequence ATGAGGCCTATAATCGAACGCGTGAACATTGCCATTCTCTGTCATGCCACTGCCGGCGGCTCGGGTGTGGTGGCCACCGAACTCGGGGTGGAACTCGCCCAGCACGATCATGAAGTGCATTTTGTCTCCACGGCACAGCCTTTCAGGCTGTCCGCACTGGACTGTTGCACCAATGTTTTTTTTCATCAGGTGGGACGCTATGAGTATCCGCTTTTTGAACAGGCCCTCACCACCATCAATACAGCAAACACCCTTGCTGAAGTCATTCAGGAACATGACATCCAGATCACCCATGCCCATTATGCGATTCCTTACGCCACCAGTGCCCTGATGGCCCAGGACATCACAGGCAGGACCAAAGTGGTGACCACCTTGCATGGTACAGATGTCACGCTGGTGGGTCTTGATCCGGCGTTCAGGCACTCCACCCGTCACGCCATTCAGAAATCGGGTCGGGTGACGGCAGTGTCACAGTTTCTGGCAAACCACACCAGTGAACTGTTCAAACTGGATGTTCCCATTGAAGTGATCTACAACTTTGTGGACATTCACCGTTTTCAGCGCAACACAGATGCTCGCTACCGGGCCAGATTTGCTCATCCGGAAGAGAAGATCCTGCTTCACCTGTCGAATTTTCGGGGGGTCAAACGCACACTGGATGTGATTGAAATCTTTGCCCGCGTGCAATCGGAAGTGCCTTCCAGACTGCTGATGGTCGGAGACGGTCCGGACCGCTCAAGGGCATTTGAGCTGGCCCAGAAACTTGGTGTGATTGGTCGGGTGCATTTTCTGGGGTCGTACCCATCGGTGGAAACCATCATGGGCATTGCGGATGTCTTCCTCCTTCCTTCCAGCCAGGAGTCTTTTGGGCTGGTGGCTCTAGAAGCCATGTCCTGCGGCGTACCAGTGGTGAGCAGCAACGTTGGAGGCATTCCTGAAGTGAACATCCAGGGTGAAACAGGGTTCATGTGCCCGGTCGGTGATGTCGATGGAATGGCCCATGCAACGTTGCAATTGCTCCAGAATGAAACGCTCCACCGCGAAATGGGGGGCCGTGCTCGGTCACGGGCGGTGGATCATTTTCAGCCGCATCATATCGTTCCTCAATATTTAAGAGTGTACGAAGATCTACTGACCGAATAG
- a CDS encoding FtsX-like permease family protein: MRLILTLALSHLRRRRTQNALTIIGIAVGVMVLVTALSLTNGFTQSLIDATLRTIPHLALITREKEPSKALEAALKKDPNVVAFSSFAADKALITRPATQGLPAGVDFSTLLGVTPQESGILNLRPEEIKLISSLKDDEIVLGEVLSRAIGAFPGDEVRLLNSQYKRAILKVKGTFRSGYILIDQGYAFMSLDAIKKLNPDSPISYRVNLKDPLQARDFGYQIAREFQDYTPQPWQDINATLIEQMALQKRVIGIVVFLIVIVAAFGIANILILSVFEKTQEIAILRAMGTPEKWILQTFMLEGLILGAGGLILGNLLGLAVSYYFKLYPIRLPGDLYFISSLPVQIQAQDFVWVNIVSLATTLLAGFAAASKAARIEPAKVIR, encoded by the coding sequence ATGCGACTCATTCTCACCCTGGCCCTCTCGCACCTGCGCAGGAGACGCACCCAGAATGCCCTGACCATCATTGGCATTGCTGTTGGTGTGATGGTGCTGGTCACCGCACTTTCCCTCACCAATGGATTCACCCAGTCTCTGATTGATGCAACCTTGCGGACCATTCCGCACCTTGCCCTGATCACCCGTGAAAAGGAGCCCAGCAAGGCACTCGAAGCTGCCTTGAAAAAAGACCCCAATGTGGTGGCATTCAGTTCTTTTGCTGCAGACAAGGCCCTGATCACAAGGCCTGCCACACAGGGGCTTCCAGCAGGGGTGGACTTCTCGACGCTGCTCGGGGTAACCCCACAGGAATCGGGCATCCTGAACCTCAGGCCCGAAGAGATCAAACTGATTTCCAGCCTCAAAGACGATGAAATTGTACTGGGAGAGGTGCTGTCCCGGGCCATCGGAGCCTTCCCTGGCGATGAAGTGCGCCTCCTGAACAGCCAGTACAAACGGGCCATCTTGAAAGTCAAAGGCACCTTCCGCTCGGGTTACATCCTGATCGATCAGGGGTACGCCTTCATGAGCCTGGACGCCATCAAGAAGCTGAACCCGGACAGTCCCATCAGTTACCGGGTGAACCTGAAAGACCCCTTGCAGGCCCGTGATTTTGGTTATCAGATTGCCCGTGAATTTCAGGATTACACTCCCCAACCCTGGCAGGACATCAACGCGACCCTGATTGAGCAGATGGCGCTGCAAAAAAGAGTGATTGGGATTGTGGTTTTCTTGATCGTGATTGTGGCGGCCTTCGGGATTGCCAACATCCTGATCCTCAGCGTGTTCGAGAAAACCCAGGAAATTGCCATCCTGCGGGCCATGGGCACCCCGGAGAAATGGATTCTGCAAACCTTCATGCTGGAGGGCCTGATCCTTGGGGCAGGAGGCCTGATTCTCGGGAACCTTCTGGGCCTTGCGGTCAGCTATTACTTCAAGCTCTACCCGATCCGCCTTCCCGGAGATCTGTATTTCATTTCCAGTCTGCCCGTGCAGATCCAGGCCCAGGATTTTGTCTGGGTGAACATCGTGAGTCTGGCCACCACCCTGCTTGCTGGATTTGCAGCCGCCAGCAAAGCTGCACGCATTGAACCTGCCAAAGTCATCCGCTGA
- a CDS encoding peroxiredoxin, whose amino-acid sequence MALHVGDPAPPFSATSDQGQTLDLEALRGKWVLLFFYPKAGSRGCSVEARGFETLLPDFERLNTQVIGISTDTEAHQAKFRQGCTLHFPLIPDSDKKICTKYGVLGLLSVLTGQADRQTFLIDPEGKVARHWRFVNPFSHASEVLEQLQRLTGYTETRESQS is encoded by the coding sequence ATGGCTTTGCACGTCGGAGACCCCGCTCCCCCATTTTCTGCCACCAGTGACCAGGGTCAGACGCTTGACCTTGAAGCGTTGCGTGGAAAATGGGTTCTGCTCTTTTTCTATCCAAAAGCCGGTTCACGGGGCTGCAGTGTGGAGGCCAGAGGTTTTGAAACCCTGCTGCCCGATTTCGAGCGCCTGAACACGCAGGTCATTGGCATCAGCACCGACACCGAAGCCCATCAGGCCAAATTCCGTCAGGGCTGCACCTTGCACTTTCCCCTCATTCCTGACAGTGACAAAAAGATCTGCACAAAGTATGGGGTGCTGGGCCTCCTCAGTGTCCTGACCGGACAGGCAGACCGCCAGACCTTCCTGATTGACCCGGAGGGCAAGGTGGCAAGGCACTGGCGTTTTGTGAATCCCTTCAGCCATGCCTCAGAGGTTCTGGAGCAACTTCAGCGTCTGACAGGGTACACTGAGACCCGTGAAAGTCAGAGTTAA
- a CDS encoding serine hydrolase domain-containing protein, which produces MNITELAQKLFSPFQDRTAGNAVAVLWNGEVVYQHTAGWAQAEKKIPVVPTTRFCIGSITKTMTAIHVMQLVEAGKIQLDDPVKLHLKSIQIHEPYLNNPIRVRHLLTHTSGLGYFRSWKDLLLPAGALGTLGVTPGLKDYYQKGLTPICAPMTRWAYSNHAFALLGQLVEDVTGKPFEHTFTAQVLRTAGMQTATLQRPQERAMPYLRQRKAFKPAPDLDIIVKPAGSVYASLEDMLAYARSLLTFSPALLGRDSFAEMYRRQYQAHAELTGMGLGFVLENIAGEEVYFHTGGWIGYNSALFVCPGKGAAVIMMSNSEAHDILALPGRFIREALAGTPESESSTPIAVDTLKFAHSYAEPAYGLEKVISLLGQPGGIRLVAREGQLFFRTLTGPWRKGVLLKPRGGQLFEIDDPHQPVLCRLDIAEQKVVAIDMGLSRLVGRF; this is translated from the coding sequence ATGAACATCACCGAACTTGCCCAGAAGCTTTTCTCTCCCTTTCAGGACCGAACTGCAGGAAATGCCGTGGCGGTGCTCTGGAACGGAGAGGTGGTCTACCAGCACACTGCTGGATGGGCACAGGCTGAGAAGAAGATCCCCGTGGTCCCCACCACACGTTTCTGCATCGGGTCCATCACCAAGACCATGACGGCCATTCATGTGATGCAGCTTGTGGAAGCAGGCAAAATCCAGCTGGATGATCCTGTGAAACTGCACCTCAAGAGCATCCAGATCCATGAGCCTTACCTGAACAATCCCATCCGGGTCCGGCACCTGCTGACCCACACCTCCGGACTGGGGTACTTTCGCAGCTGGAAAGACCTGTTGCTGCCTGCTGGAGCCCTGGGAACGCTGGGGGTAACCCCCGGGCTGAAGGATTATTACCAGAAAGGCCTCACACCCATCTGTGCCCCCATGACCCGCTGGGCTTACTCCAACCATGCCTTTGCCCTGCTGGGGCAGCTGGTTGAAGATGTCACTGGAAAGCCTTTCGAGCACACCTTCACAGCTCAGGTGCTCAGGACCGCTGGAATGCAAACTGCCACCCTGCAAAGGCCCCAGGAACGTGCCATGCCTTACCTCAGGCAACGCAAAGCCTTCAAGCCTGCTCCAGATCTCGACATCATCGTGAAACCTGCAGGTTCGGTCTATGCCAGTCTGGAAGACATGCTGGCCTATGCCAGAAGCCTTCTGACCTTCTCTCCTGCCCTGCTTGGCAGAGACAGCTTTGCAGAGATGTACAGGAGGCAGTATCAGGCTCATGCAGAGCTGACTGGAATGGGGCTTGGGTTCGTGCTGGAAAACATCGCAGGTGAAGAAGTGTATTTTCACACTGGAGGGTGGATCGGGTACAACAGTGCCCTTTTTGTCTGTCCTGGAAAAGGGGCAGCTGTGATCATGATGTCCAACTCCGAGGCACATGACATTCTTGCGCTTCCCGGTCGGTTCATCAGAGAGGCGCTTGCAGGTACACCTGAATCTGAATCTTCCACACCCATTGCCGTTGACACGTTGAAGTTTGCACACAGCTATGCAGAACCCGCTTACGGTCTGGAGAAGGTGATCTCCCTGCTGGGACAGCCTGGAGGCATCAGGCTGGTTGCCCGGGAAGGGCAGCTTTTTTTCAGGACCCTCACTGGCCCCTGGAGAAAAGGGGTGTTGCTCAAACCCCGTGGAGGTCAACTCTTTGAAATCGATGACCCCCATCAACCTGTGCTGTGCAGACTGGACATTGCAGAACAGAAGGTGGTGGCCATCGACATGGGACTCAGCCGTCTGGTGGGGAGGTTCTAG
- a CDS encoding class I SAM-dependent rRNA methyltransferase: MKVRVKSGKEKKLLNHYPFAYIGDLIEIPDLEAGSVVDVHAEGGMFIGRAYFNPSGSIPLRMLTLKRENIDEKFYRARIQQAWEKRKSRMPEAEAFRLLHAEADGTPGVVADYFGGVLSVQFRNAGVEKHRDIILGALKQVTGAAAAYERSDTVERNKEGMSQTTGVLWGDLPQEVEFTEGGVKFSFKPLESQKTGFFLDQRDNRTLMASLVKEGDHFLDVYSYTGGFSLHAAKQGAKTLAIDKDATALATLEKVAQRNGLDRQVGMRLGDAIKVLADLQKEKRTFKHAVFDPPTLAKRKDDVPQAKRIFSEGLGHIFKMLEPGGNVLVSTCAHYIRVEDMLDAARLAMADTGRTAEVVTVTYQPADHPWMLLVPESLYLKSILLRVD, encoded by the coding sequence GTGAAAGTCAGAGTTAAAAGCGGCAAAGAAAAGAAACTGCTGAACCATTACCCCTTCGCCTACATCGGGGACCTGATCGAAATTCCCGATCTGGAAGCCGGAAGTGTCGTGGATGTGCACGCAGAAGGCGGCATGTTCATTGGCCGGGCGTACTTCAATCCCTCCGGCAGCATTCCCCTGAGGATGCTCACCCTGAAGCGGGAGAACATCGACGAAAAGTTCTACCGTGCCCGCATCCAGCAGGCCTGGGAGAAACGCAAATCCCGCATGCCCGAAGCCGAAGCCTTTCGTCTGCTGCACGCCGAAGCAGATGGCACCCCTGGTGTTGTTGCGGATTATTTTGGCGGGGTCCTGAGTGTGCAATTCCGCAATGCTGGCGTTGAGAAACACCGGGACATCATTCTGGGTGCCCTGAAGCAGGTGACAGGTGCCGCCGCAGCCTACGAGCGTTCCGACACCGTCGAACGCAACAAAGAAGGCATGAGCCAGACCACGGGAGTCCTCTGGGGAGACCTTCCCCAGGAAGTGGAATTCACCGAAGGAGGAGTCAAATTCTCCTTCAAGCCCCTGGAAAGCCAGAAAACCGGATTCTTCCTGGACCAGCGAGACAACCGCACCCTCATGGCCAGTCTGGTCAAAGAGGGAGACCACTTTCTGGACGTGTACAGCTACACAGGGGGGTTCAGCCTGCACGCAGCAAAGCAGGGCGCAAAGACTCTTGCCATCGACAAAGATGCCACGGCACTCGCCACCCTGGAAAAGGTTGCCCAGAGAAACGGCCTGGACCGCCAGGTGGGCATGCGGCTCGGAGATGCAATCAAGGTGCTTGCTGATCTGCAGAAAGAAAAACGCACTTTCAAGCATGCAGTGTTTGACCCCCCCACCCTCGCGAAACGCAAGGATGACGTTCCTCAGGCCAAACGCATTTTTTCTGAAGGCCTCGGGCACATCTTCAAGATGCTTGAACCCGGTGGCAATGTTCTGGTCAGCACCTGCGCCCACTACATCCGGGTGGAGGACATGCTGGATGCCGCACGCCTTGCCATGGCAGACACCGGACGCACCGCAGAAGTGGTCACCGTGACCTACCAGCCTGCGGACCACCCCTGGATGCTGCTGGTCCCGGAAAGCCTGTACCTGAAATCCATCCTGCTGCGGGTCGATTGA
- a CDS encoding 3D domain-containing protein, which produces MAKSTLRFTLIGTALLCSALNLSTAAYSEAETKSLKVEVPVDPVLPADSLAEKALDLTQATAPAVQNKTVVAQTKVAQIAKTVQKTPQKTTKTVAKPQTAKVAPAQYRTGGSFILKATAYNSFAGQTDSTPHITATGARTRFGIVALSRDMLRKIPYGSKVKIELLGKGASYYNRLLSQTVFVVEDTMHPRKYGQVDIWMRSMSEARSWGVRQVRLTVLR; this is translated from the coding sequence ATGGCGAAAAGCACCCTGAGATTCACCCTGATCGGGACTGCATTGTTGTGCAGCGCCCTGAACCTCAGCACCGCTGCATACAGCGAAGCCGAGACCAAATCACTGAAAGTCGAGGTCCCTGTGGACCCTGTTCTGCCTGCAGACAGCCTGGCTGAAAAAGCCCTCGACCTGACCCAGGCCACTGCGCCTGCCGTACAGAACAAAACTGTGGTGGCCCAGACCAAAGTGGCCCAGATTGCCAAGACGGTTCAGAAAACCCCACAGAAAACCACCAAAACCGTGGCCAAACCTCAGACAGCCAAAGTTGCTCCTGCACAGTACAGAACAGGCGGCAGCTTCATTCTGAAGGCCACTGCTTACAACAGCTTTGCAGGCCAGACGGACAGCACCCCTCACATCACAGCCACAGGTGCAAGAACCCGCTTTGGCATTGTTGCCCTGAGCCGTGACATGCTCAGAAAAATTCCTTACGGCAGCAAGGTGAAAATTGAGCTGCTTGGCAAGGGAGCTTCCTACTACAATCGACTGCTGTCCCAGACGGTCTTTGTGGTCGAAGACACCATGCACCCTCGCAAGTATGGGCAGGTGGACATCTGGATGCGATCCATGAGTGAGGCTCGCAGTTGGGGTGTGCGCCAGGTCAGGCTCACAGTCCTGAGATAA
- a CDS encoding MerR family transcriptional regulator, whose protein sequence is MPEAWLKIGEIATLLGVSTKTLRHYQKLGLIEEPERTDGKYRLYTPRHLERLRQIRDLQQVGLKLHEVRFVLESEKPEQVLKQLLKLKIQEMEREIQKLQESKKRAKHLIKQENPLQTLLEEKIPDFWKVHLDALEGRIPQQALEREKALMGKMLSLPALQSPEQLEADMKFMQDHPEVQEMLLDWTSRVDQTDDPAELDHLALELAQSEWLRGLFGQPGAVQDRHGDFLTQALLPAESKEGWVLERVKHHLTRRLP, encoded by the coding sequence ATGCCCGAAGCCTGGCTGAAAATTGGAGAAATTGCCACCCTGCTGGGGGTCAGCACCAAAACCCTGCGGCATTACCAGAAACTCGGCCTGATTGAAGAACCGGAACGCACCGATGGCAAATACCGCCTGTACACACCGAGACACCTGGAAAGGCTCAGGCAGATTCGTGACCTGCAACAGGTTGGACTGAAGCTCCATGAAGTGCGGTTTGTGCTGGAAAGCGAGAAGCCAGAACAGGTCCTCAAGCAACTGCTGAAACTCAAAATTCAGGAAATGGAGCGGGAGATCCAGAAGTTGCAGGAAAGCAAAAAACGGGCAAAGCACCTGATCAAACAGGAAAATCCTCTGCAGACCCTGCTGGAAGAGAAGATTCCTGACTTCTGGAAAGTGCACCTCGATGCCCTGGAGGGACGCATCCCACAGCAGGCCCTTGAACGCGAAAAGGCCCTGATGGGCAAAATGCTGAGCCTGCCTGCCCTGCAAAGCCCTGAACAGCTGGAAGCCGACATGAAGTTCATGCAGGACCATCCTGAAGTGCAGGAGATGCTGCTCGACTGGACTTCACGCGTGGACCAGACCGATGATCCAGCAGAACTGGACCACCTTGCCCTGGAACTGGCACAAAGCGAGTGGCTCAGGGGACTCTTTGGACAGCCTGGAGCCGTGCAGGACCGACATGGAGACTTCCTGACCCAGGCCCTGCTGCCTGCCGAGAGCAAAGAAGGCTGGGTGCTTGAGCGTGTGAAACACCACCTGACCCGGAGGTTGCCATGA
- the tilS gene encoding tRNA lysidine(34) synthetase TilS: MNDLLIPLQPHVGQHVLLALSGGSDSVGLLRAALEAGLHVTAAHFNHQLRENAGADEQFARDLCARLNVPLAVARADVRTISRKKGQGIEETARQLRYSFLTRTAKEHRTDCIFTAHTLNDQAETVLWQLVRGTSKATGIPPQQGRIHRPWLGASKDRIQAYLQALGQDWREDESNQDLTYTRNYLRHEVMPRLRELNPRVEEALARFARYSREDDALLLDLAGKMTPYSRWDSEPDPIQRRQIALWLQKVGIEFDHQHIEQLQEALKSPVVQHFTLPGNHQVTVQQGKIATPQVYPRPDFSYPQHWQLRYRQDGDRIRLSGGTRKVSDVLTDRKIPRSDRDRVWLLAEGQQVHWIGLTPAVWSKGFEAPKGDVHWMKLALQEAEKARDQDEVPIGAVIVQQGEVLAVAHNQCEALHDMTRHAELEAIRRASEKLGGHLTGCTLYVTLEPCPMCLGAILESRITKVVFGAKNPKMGALGGVMDLLRSHWGHRPEVVTGVLEKECAALLKASFARLRQHAKGETHGT, encoded by the coding sequence ATGAACGACCTGCTGATTCCCCTCCAGCCTCATGTCGGGCAGCATGTGCTTCTTGCCCTCTCGGGTGGCTCCGATTCTGTGGGACTTCTGCGGGCAGCCCTGGAAGCAGGACTGCATGTGACAGCAGCACATTTCAACCACCAACTCAGAGAGAACGCAGGCGCAGACGAACAGTTTGCCCGTGACCTGTGTGCCCGTCTGAATGTGCCTCTGGCGGTGGCCCGGGCAGACGTCCGCACCATCAGTCGGAAAAAAGGCCAGGGCATCGAGGAAACCGCAAGGCAACTGAGGTACAGCTTTCTGACCCGTACGGCAAAAGAGCACCGCACCGACTGCATTTTCACCGCCCACACCCTGAACGACCAGGCCGAAACGGTGCTCTGGCAACTGGTCCGCGGTACATCCAAAGCCACAGGCATTCCACCTCAGCAGGGCAGAATTCACCGCCCCTGGCTTGGCGCCAGCAAAGACCGCATCCAGGCGTACCTGCAGGCTCTGGGTCAGGACTGGAGAGAAGACGAGTCCAATCAGGACCTGACCTACACCCGCAATTACCTCCGGCATGAGGTGATGCCCCGCCTGAGGGAGCTCAATCCCCGGGTGGAAGAGGCGCTGGCCCGATTTGCCCGTTACAGCAGGGAAGACGATGCCTTGCTCCTCGATCTTGCTGGCAAAATGACCCCCTATTCGCGCTGGGACAGCGAACCTGACCCGATTCAGCGCAGGCAGATTGCCCTCTGGTTGCAAAAAGTCGGAATCGAATTTGACCATCAGCACATCGAGCAACTTCAGGAAGCCCTGAAATCCCCTGTCGTGCAGCATTTCACCCTGCCTGGAAACCACCAGGTGACTGTGCAACAGGGAAAAATTGCCACACCACAGGTGTATCCCAGACCTGATTTTTCATATCCACAGCACTGGCAACTCCGATACCGCCAGGATGGAGACCGGATTCGCCTGTCTGGAGGCACCCGCAAGGTTTCCGATGTGCTGACCGACCGGAAAATCCCCAGATCAGATCGGGATCGGGTGTGGCTTCTGGCAGAAGGCCAGCAGGTGCACTGGATCGGTCTGACTCCTGCCGTGTGGAGTAAAGGCTTTGAAGCCCCTAAAGGAGATGTCCACTGGATGAAACTGGCCCTGCAAGAAGCAGAGAAGGCCAGAGATCAGGATGAGGTCCCCATTGGAGCAGTGATCGTGCAACAGGGAGAGGTGCTTGCTGTCGCCCACAACCAGTGCGAGGCCCTGCACGACATGACCCGACACGCAGAACTCGAAGCCATCCGCAGGGCCAGTGAGAAGCTGGGAGGTCACCTGACCGGATGCACCCTCTATGTCACCCTGGAACCCTGTCCAATGTGTCTGGGAGCCATTCTGGAAAGCCGCATCACAAAAGTGGTTTTCGGGGCGAAAAACCCCAAAATGGGCGCACTGGGAGGGGTCATGGACCTGCTCAGAAGCCACTGGGGACACCGACCCGAAGTGGTCACAGGCGTGCTGGAGAAGGAATGTGCAGCCCTGCTGAAAGCGTCGTTTGCCCGTCTGCGCCAGCACGCAAAAGGAGAAACCCATGGAACTTGA
- a CDS encoding DUF2087 domain-containing protein codes for MGTPEQTAAFFKALGHPSRLLILALLKQKSRHGEELATLLNLSPATVSHHMGLLAEQNLVTAQKDQYYQVYSLNTRTLEPSIMELLNFKTEKTQTYSERDKVLHAFFKDGRLIKFPSQNKKQRIVLEKLVEAFDFERTYTELEVNRVLIEFNEDVATLRRMMITEGLMTRDNSIYQRVRLPSAAEKA; via the coding sequence ATGGGAACCCCTGAACAGACCGCTGCCTTCTTCAAAGCCCTCGGGCACCCCTCAAGACTGCTGATTCTGGCCCTGCTCAAACAGAAATCCCGCCACGGTGAGGAGCTTGCAACGCTGCTGAACCTGAGCCCGGCCACCGTCTCGCACCACATGGGTCTGCTGGCAGAGCAGAACCTCGTGACCGCCCAGAAAGACCAGTACTACCAGGTCTATTCCCTCAACACCCGCACCCTGGAGCCATCCATCATGGAACTGCTGAACTTCAAAACCGAAAAAACCCAGACCTACAGCGAAAGAGACAAAGTGCTGCACGCCTTTTTCAAAGATGGCAGGCTGATCAAGTTCCCCTCACAGAACAAAAAGCAACGTATCGTGCTCGAGAAACTCGTGGAAGCCTTCGACTTTGAACGCACCTACACCGAGCTGGAAGTGAACCGCGTATTGATCGAATTCAACGAGGATGTCGCCACCCTCCGCCGCATGATGATCACAGAGGGCCTGATGACCCGCGACAACAGCATCTACCAGCGTGTTCGGCTCCCATCTGCTGCAGAAAAGGCCTGA
- a CDS encoding intradiol ring-cleavage dioxygenase: protein MDNDDQPIGKVLSRRQALRLFGLAGGSAVGAAAIGQALAQRQTGAGSSAGSSGVQGLPGCVVRPAMTEGPYWVDEKLNRSDVRKDTRTGVVKAGVPLTLVFQVSRVALKTCEPRSGVMVDIWHCDADGIYSDASDRSFDTRGQNFLRGYQLTNAKGEATFKTIYPGWYSGRAVHIHYRLRTLQNGKVTGDFASQLFFDESVTDRVHAVRPYKDKGKRDTPNSSDMLYKNGGSQMMLKLTGSPEKGYTATFDIGLNIG from the coding sequence ATGGACAATGATGATCAACCCATCGGCAAGGTGCTCAGTCGCAGGCAGGCCCTCAGGCTCTTTGGTCTGGCAGGAGGCAGTGCTGTGGGCGCAGCAGCCATTGGACAGGCCCTCGCCCAGCGGCAGACAGGGGCAGGCAGCAGTGCTGGCAGCAGTGGTGTGCAGGGACTTCCGGGTTGTGTGGTCCGCCCAGCCATGACGGAAGGCCCCTACTGGGTGGATGAAAAGCTGAACCGCAGTGACGTTCGAAAGGACACCAGAACCGGAGTCGTTAAAGCAGGGGTTCCCCTCACCCTGGTCTTTCAGGTGTCCCGCGTGGCCCTGAAAACCTGTGAGCCCCGCAGTGGTGTGATGGTGGACATCTGGCACTGTGACGCAGATGGCATCTACTCAGACGCCAGTGACCGCTCTTTTGACACCAGAGGACAGAACTTCCTCAGGGGTTACCAGCTGACCAACGCCAAAGGAGAGGCGACCTTCAAGACCATTTATCCAGGCTGGTACTCTGGCCGTGCCGTGCACATCCACTACCGCCTGCGCACTTTGCAGAATGGCAAGGTCACGGGTGACTTCGCTTCCCAGCTGTTTTTTGATGAATCCGTCACAGACAGGGTTCATGCTGTCAGGCCCTACAAGGACAAAGGAAAACGGGACACCCCAAACAGTTCAGACATGCTGTACAAAAATGGAGGCAGCCAGATGATGCTCAAACTGACGGGAAGTCCCGAGAAGGGGTACACTGCAACTTTTGACATCGGGTTAAACATTGGGTGA